From Debaryomyces hansenii CBS767 chromosome C complete sequence, a single genomic window includes:
- a CDS encoding DEHA2C08734p (similar to uniprot|Q06706 Saccharomyces cerevisiae YLR384c IKI3 Subunit of RNA polymerase II elongator complex), with protein MRNLIVLNKGHVSPESKTYPDLELIDSVFDVVSNSVTFALSSIESGIIEVQQFMKNGELLVLASFPTEGGKLLSFNHFVDTCQLIFVMENGDIVTGTYDPAQPDPDTTMVEIVGSIDSGLLASSWSPDEETLAILTRENNLLLLSRLFEPLNEKQLNPDDIKITDSKHVSVGWGKKETQFKGKGAKALEREKDALKHAGLDLKEDSPLRDPTVAQLEKGTVSEFDNRSVTISWRGDCEYFAITTVEPVLVEDTQELYDRRVIRVFSREGELESVSEAVDGLEHNLSWKPQGSLIASTQRHTDEDGDEALDLVFYEKNGLRHGEFNTRLNPFEESIQGLEWSSNSEVLAFQLIDRVQLWTTKNYHWYLKQEIYVTEDDSSNEVSFIKFHPEKPLHLMIGTSKRGILVIDLAYKITTGPTQLGNDIGMTLVADGNIAKITPLSVANVPPPISFRELELEDNITDLATSKSNEIYAILTSKNDIYIAHIPIDTMKSGKHPKIVSKIDSTQFICPGEFAKQLAFVADSTIVVVVDNGNYSKVIEFDIRDDISSPVFNDSIDFSPKVVLLKSQADFDAVALQTIDGAVHQLNSYQDIKEVSRFPQLCRDFELVVTSSNEEMEDNEPVVTAFGISTNGKLFADSKQIATAVTSLKTTESHLLFTTAQSQLCFIHLKSATGNFEYDIFQKANDNNESSIDERVRQIERGSILVNAMPSKYSVVLEAPRGNLETICPRIMVLSGVRKFIKQKNYKEAFLACRTHRIDLDILHDYDPELFFANVEAFINQIKKVEHLDLFVSCLHEEDVTLTKYKDTISESENITTGLKSLQLQSQPTPVQNDGNKMNGNKLQKKDPKDSKVNRICEKILSILLKPEYFEKYLQTIITAYACENPPNLSDALQLVGGFKSVEQTEQAVVHLCFLQDVNKLYDTALGLYDVKLTLAIAQQSQKDPKEYLPFLQKLHTQPQLRKQFLIDDYLKNYEKALDWLFEIGEESHYEFDEYVVDHELYKKALLIYKYDNARTNDILSLYADYLHDQQNFNESALTYEYLSDFENALENYILGKKWKEALTIVQKAEYSSKLISSAEQLVSSLTEEHKYAAAAEIEFYFLGNIEEAIKLYCKNYFYEDAILLAAKEKKEDLIPSIVDIQLNEGFGTIAELLADCKGQMTSQLRRLRELRTKKQEDPYSFYGAPNDDLDTPDNVSVAASETSTTPSFFTRYTGKTSGTAKTGASRRTSKNRKREERKKAKGRKGTIYEEEYLIRSVGRLLERLDQTQPDAIRLIEGLIRRSMKEQAYQLQKNWIELLDFLRENINEIHNMSERDRERIDDNGEVYLIPEIPVPTITDFPKKNILDF; from the coding sequence ATGAGAAATTTGATCGTCTTGAACAAAGGACACGTTTCTCCTGAATCAAAAACGTATCCAGATTTGGAGCTTATTGATTCAGTTTTTGATGTGGTTTCTAATAGTGTGACGTTTGCTTTATCGTCAATAGAATCAGGAATCATTGAAGTACAACAATTCATGAAAAATGGAGAACTATTGGTATTAGCATCATTTCCCACCGAAGGAGGTAAGTTGCTATCATTCAATCATTTTGTTGATACCTGCCAGTTAATATTTGTAATGGAAAATGGAGATATTGTTACTGGTACATATGACCCAGCACAGCCAGACCCAGATACCACGATGGTTGAAATCGTAGGATCGATTGATTCAGGTTTATTGGCATCTTCATGGTCTCCAGATGAAGAAACTTTGGCCATTTTGACGAGAGAAAATAACTTGCTTTTGTTGTCTAGATTATTCGAGCCACTTAATgaaaaacaattaaatCCAGATGATATAAAAATTACCGACTCCAAGCATGTTTCTGTTGGATGGGGTAAGAAAGAGACACAATTCAAAGGTAAAGGTGCAAAGGCCTTAGAAAGAGAAAAGGACGCATTGAAACACGCAGGTTTGGATCTAAAAGAAGACTCTCCTTTAAGAGACCCTACAGTAGCACAATTAGAAAAAGGCACCGTGTCggaatttgataatagaTCTGTGACTATAAGTTGGAGAGGCGATTGTGAGTACTTTGCGATTACGACAGTTGAACCAGTTTTAGTCGAAGATACCCAAGAATTGTATGATAGAAGAGTCATCAGAGTTTTCAGTAGAGAAGGTGAATTAGAGAGTGTCTCTGAAGCTGTGGATGGATTGGAGCACAATTTATCTTGGAAGCCTCAAGGCTCTTTAATTGCATCAACTCAAAGACATACCGATGAAGACGGTGATGAAGCATTAGACTTGGTTTTCTATGAGAAAAATGGTTTGAGACATGGTGAGTTCAACACCAGATTAAACCCATTCGAAGAATCCATTCAAGGGCTTGAATGGTCTTCTAATAGTGAAGTCTTAGCATTCCAATTAATTGATAGGGTTCAATTATGGACAACCAAGAACTATCATTGGTATTTGAAACAGGAAATCTACGTAACTGAAGATGATTCCTCAAATGAAGTTTCATTTATAAAGTTCCACCCTGAAAAGCCATTACATTTAATGATTGGAACGCTGAAACGTGGTATACTAGTCATTGATTTGGCCTATAAGATAACCACTGGTCCTACTCAGTTAGGTAATGACATTGGTATGACTTTAGTTGCCGACGGTAACATTGCGAAGATTACCCCATTGTCAGTGGCAAACGTTCCACCACCAATTAGTTTTAGAGAATTGGAACTTGAAGATAATATCACCGATTTGGCAACCAGTAAATCTAATGAAATCTATGCTATCTTAACTAGCaaaaatgatatttatattgcCCACATACCAATTGATACAATGAAACTGGGAAAACATCCAAAGATTGTTAgcaaaattgattcaacTCAGTTTATCTGTCCAGGAGAATTCGCAAAGCAATTAGCTTTTGTTGCCGATTCTACGATCGTTGTAGTTGTTGATAATggaaattattcaaaggTTATTGAGTTTGATATTCGTGATGATATTTCCTCGCCTGTATTTAATGACTCAATAGATTTTTCACCAAAGGTTGTGTTATTAAAATCACAAGCTGACTTTGATGCGGTAGCTTTGCAGACTATCGATGGTGCTGTTCACCAATTGAATTCTTATCAAGACATCAAGGAGGTCAGTAGATTTCCACAATTATGTCgtgattttgaattagtTGTGACATCTTCCAACGAAGAAATGGAAGATAATGAACCCGTCGTAACAGCTTTCGgtatttcaacaaatggTAAATTATTCGCTGATTCAAAGCAGATCGCAACTGCAGTGACTTCATTAAAAACGACAGAGTCACATCTTCTTTTCACTACTGCTCAATCACAATTATGCTTTATTCACTTGAAATCAGCCACTGGTAATTTTGAGTATgatattttccaaaaggctaatgacaataatgaatcCTCAATTGATGAAAGAGTGAGACAAATTGAGAGGGGATCAATTTTAGTAAATGCTATGCCATCAAAATACTCTGTTGTATTGGAAGCACCTAGAGGGAATTTAGAAACTATTTGCCCTAGAATTATGGTGTTATCAGGAGTTCGTAAATTCATCAAACAGAAGAATTACAAGGAGGCATTTTTGGCATGTCGTACCCACAGAattgatttggatattttgCATGATTACGATCCTGAACTATTTTTTGCTAATGTTGAAGCatttattaatcaaataaagaaaGTTGAGCATTTGGATTTGTTTGTTTCTTGTTTACATGAAGAAGATGTTACGTTAACCAAATACAAAGATACCATTAGCGAATCAGAGAATATCACTACTGGGTTGAAGTCATTACAATTACAATCGCAACCTACTCCTGTGCAGAATGATGGTAACAAAATGAATGGGAATAAGTTACAGAAGAAGGACCCTAAAGATTCCAAGGTAAATAGAATCTGTGAAAAGATATTGtctatattattgaagcctgaatattttgaaaaatatttacaaacAATTATTACTGCATATGCTTGTGAAAATCCTCCTAATTTATCAGATGCATTACAATTAGTGGGTGGCTTTAAGAGTGTCGAACAAACTGAGCAGGCAGTAGTGCATTTGTGCTTCTTGCAGGATgtcaataaattatatgataCTGCATTAGGATTATATGACGTTAAATTGACCTTAGCTATTGCTCAACAATCTCAGAAGGATCCAAAAGAATACTTACCATTTTTACAAAAATTGCATACACAGCCACAATTAAGAAAACAATTCTTGATCGACGATTACCTTAAGAACTATGAAAAGGCATTAGACTGGTTATTTGAGATTGGTGAAGAATCTCACtatgaatttgatgaatatgtTGTGGATCacgaattatataaaaagGCTTTGCTTATTTACAAGTATGATAATGCAAGAacaaatgatattttaaGCTTATATGCGGATTATTTACATGACCAACAAAACTTCAACGAGTCTGCATTAACTTACGAGTACTTGagtgattttgaaaatgcACTTGAGAACTACATACTTGGCAAGAAATGGAAAGAAGCATTAACCATAGTTCAAAAAGCTGAATACTCgtcaaaattgatttcctCTGCTGAACAATTGGTCTCTTCTTTGACGGAAGAACATAAATACGCTGCTGCTGCcgaaattgaattttatttcttgggaaatattgaagaagcaattaaattatattgtaaaaattatttctatgAGGATGCAATTTTGTTAGCAGcgaaagaaaagaaggaagatTTGATTCCCTCTATTGtcgatattcaattgaatgaagGGTTTGGAACGATTGCTGAATTATTGGCTGATTGTAAAGGCCAAATGACTTCTCAATTAAGAAGATTGAGGGAATTAAGAACCAAGAAGCAAGAAGACCCATATTCATTCTATGGAGCGCCAAATGACGATTTAGATACTCCTGATAATGTTTCTGTGGCAGCATCAGAAACTTCAACCACTCCATCTTTCTTTACTAGATATACTGGTAAAACATCTGGTACGGCCAAAACCGGTGCATCTAGAAGAACCTCTAAAAACCGTAagagagaagaaagaaagaaagcTAAAGGTAGGAAAGGTACTATttatgaagaagaatatctTATTAGGTCTGTTGGTCGTTTATTAGAAAGATTGGATCAAACGCAACCTGATGCTATTAGATTGATTGAGGGATTAATTAGAAGGAGCATGAAGGAACAAGCATATCAACTTCAAAAAAACTGGATAGAACTCCTTGATTTCTTAagagaaaatattaatgaaattcatAACATGAGTGAAAGAGATCGAGAAAGAATTGATGATAACGGTGAAGTATACTTAATACCTGAAATTCCAGTTCCAACAATAACTGATTTcccaaagaagaatattttagaCTTTTAG
- a CDS encoding DEHA2C08756p (weakly similar to uniprot|Q12223 Saccharomyces cerevisiae YDL059C RAD59 Protein involved in the repair of double-strand breaks in DNA during vegetative growth via recombination and single-strand annealing), with amino-acid sequence MNNNAWEDAYGDETTGPSTVVFFPDMSEFEKQDQNEEENNSNEGIASDWALKKIGTLQARLEAIQNAKDSKRFSGSNFYSKFSSSVIFNLANEVFGYNGWSSEIISSHLVHEQLNEENNEYSVKYNVVARIILKDGTYNDELGTGEASNMPHKNMCYNKGKKQAITDGLKNSILGLRDLLLENELKNFERVEQGKT; translated from the coding sequence atgaataataacGCTTGGGAAGATGCATATGGCGATGAAACTACTGGTCCATCGACAGTAGTCTTTTTTCCAGATATGtcagaatttgaaaaacaaGATCAAAATGAAGAGGagaataattcaaatgaagGAATTGCTTCCGATTGGGCTCTTAAAAAGATTGGAACTTTGCAAGCACGCTTGGAAGCGATACAAAACGCCAAAGATTCAAAACGATTCTCTGGATCAAATTTCTACCTGAAGTTTTCATCAAGTGTTATTTTCAACTTGGCGAATGAAGTATTTGGCTACAATGGATGGTCGTCTGAGATTATTAGTTCCCATTTGGTGCACGAGCAACTtaacgaagaaaataacGAATATTCGGTCAAGTATAATGTTGTCGCTCgtataattttgaaagatggCACTTACAACGACGAATTGGGTACGGGGGAGGCTTCAAACATGCCACACAAAAATATGTGCTATAACAAAGGTAAGAAACAAGCAATCACCGATGGGTTAAAAAACTCTATTTTAGGGTTGCGGGACCTACTTCTTGAGAAcgaattaaagaatttcGAAAGAGTTGAACAAGGTAAGACGTAA